From the genome of Vitis riparia cultivar Riparia Gloire de Montpellier isolate 1030 chromosome 2, EGFV_Vit.rip_1.0, whole genome shotgun sequence, one region includes:
- the LOC117907848 gene encoding uncharacterized protein LOC117907848: protein MKGGKSWGVMVVMVVVVVGMWEVKTGSAAMSAAECQEERRLGIKVCTPVVYGNDPTPACCERVRVTHVECVCPMITPKLAPLIDVDRLVRLIKGCGRKVPRHFKCGGITTP, encoded by the exons ATGAAAGGGGGGAAGTCATGGGGTGTGATGGTGGtcatggtggtggtggtggtgggtaTGTGGGAGGTGAAGACGGGCAGTGCAGCAATGAGTGCAGCAGAGTGTCAGGAGGAGAGGAGGCTAGGGATTAAAGTATGCACGCCAGTGGTGTATGGGAATGATCCCACACCTGCTTGTTGCGAGAGGGTAAGGGTCACCCATGTTGAGTGTGTGTGCCCTATGATTACTCCTAAGTTGGCTCCCCTTATAGACGTCGACCGGCTTGTGCGCCTCATTAAAGGTTGTGGAAGGAAGGTCCCTCGTCACTTCAAGTGTGGGG GCATCACCACTCCTTGA
- the LOC117931843 gene encoding uncharacterized protein LOC117931843 has translation MARRQIDSEPSRYASLILLLMGVASCTLVYAFLSVVLRPWADSPVSELDASALDGSSRAEVGSEGCCRGIENLELWGPAVKWGSDFKFNSSKECCMACKGMCSGNDGPCLCDTWVFCGNREACGPKFGECWLKKQKDILAPDRQESGHKVSWTSGIIFGKGEGIVGLETEYGTLHIKLLPDCAPHSVAYILELLALRHCAGCQFYRAESRGMYWDSQGNHIKDAPLGPPFALIQGTLEALGTTFKKIPTEDCPTIGRGSVAWVGSGPEFFISLANHQEWKKVYSVFGSVLPEDMEIAEKIAQLPTKLDVWNKINVSVLENPIPLRLRRMKKSEGDLNVATNVESE, from the exons ATGGCTCGGAGGCAAATCGACTCCGAACCCAGCCGATATGCTTCTCTGATCCTTCTTTTGATGGGTGTCGCCTCATGCACTCTGGTTTATGCGTTCCTTTCTGTGGTGCTCAGACCCTGGGCCGACTCTCCAGTTTCAGAGCTTGATGCTTCAGCATTGGATGGGAGTAGTAGGGCGGAGGTTGGGAGCGAAGGGTGTTGTAGAGGGATTGAGAATTTGGAACTTTGGGGGCCTGCGGTGAAGTGGGGTTCTGACTTTAAGTTCAATTCTTCTAAGGAGTGTTGCATGGCTTGTAAAGGGATGTGTAGTGGGAATGATGGGCCGTGCTTGTGTGATACTTGGGTGTTTTGTGGGAATAGAGAGGCTTGCGGGCCAAAATTCGGTGAG TGTTGGTTGAAGAAACAGAAGGATATATTAGCTCCTGATCGGCAAGAATCAGGGCACAAAGTTAGTTGGACTTCTGGGATTATCTTTGGAAAAGGAGAG GGCATTGTTGGATTGGAAACAGAGTATGGTACTCTTCATATAAAA CTCTTACCTGACTGTGCTCCACACTCTGTGGCTTATATTCTTGAGCTGTTGGCATTGCGCCATTGTGCGGGTTGCCAATTTTATCGAGCAGAAAGCAGGGGAATGTATTGGGATTCACAAGGAAACCACATAAAAGAT GCTCCTCTTGGCCCTCCATTTGCTTTGATTCAAGGAACACTGGAAGCCCTAGGAACCACATTCAAGAAGATCCCCACAGAAGATTGTCCAACAATAGGAAGGGGTTCGGTTGCATGGGTTGGTTCGGGCCCTGAATTCTTCATAAGCCTGGCGAACCACCAAGAGTGGAAGAAAGTATACAGTGTGTTTGGTTCTGTTCTTCCCGAAGACATGGAAATTGCAGAGAAAATTGCTCAGCTCCCCACCAAATTGGATGTTTGGAACAAAATCAACGTGTCAGTTCTTGAAAACCCAATACCCTTACGGCTCCGGAGAATGAAGAAGAGTGAGGGTGATCTTAACGTTGCTACAAATGTGGAATCAGAGTGA
- the LOC117934509 gene encoding uncharacterized protein LOC117934509: MKGGKSWGVMVVMVVVVLGMWEVKTGSAAPSAAECKEERRLAINACKPVVYGKDPSPACCERARVTHVECVCPVITPKLAALIDVNRAIRLIEGCGRKVPRHYKCGSITTP; this comes from the exons ATGAAAGGGGGGAAGTCATGGGGTGTGATGGTGGtcatggtggtggtggtgctgGGTATGTGGGAGGTGAAGACGGGCAGTGCAGCACCGAGTGCAGCAGAGTGTAAGGAGGAGAGGAGGCTTGCGATTAATGCATGCAAGCCAGTGGTGTATGGGAAGGATCCCTCACCCGCTTGTTGCGAGAGGGCAAGGGTCACCCATGTTGAGTGTGTGTGCCCTGTGATTACTCCTAAGTTGGCTGCCCTTATAGACGTCAACAGGGCTATACGTCTCATTGAAGGTTGTGGAAGGAAGGTCCCTCGTCACTACAAGTGCGGGA GCATCACCACTCCTTGA